The following coding sequences are from one Betaproteobacteria bacterium window:
- the groL gene encoding chaperonin GroEL (60 kDa chaperone family; promotes refolding of misfolded polypeptides especially under stressful conditions; forms two stacked rings of heptamers to form a barrel-shaped 14mer; ends can be capped by GroES; misfolded proteins enter the barrel where they are refolded when GroES binds), protein MAAKEVKFGDSARARMVEGVNILADAVKVTLGPKGRNVVLERSFGGPTVTKDGVSVAKEIELKDKFANMGAQMVKEVASKTSDIAGDGTTTATVLAQSIVREGMKFVAAGMNPMDLKRGIDKAVIASIEELKAISKPCTTTKEIAQVGAISANSDSSIGDIIAEAMEKVGKEGVITVEDGKSLANELDVVEGMQFDRGYLSPYFINNPDKQIAILDNPFVLLFDKKISNIRDLLPVLEQVAKASRPLLIIAEDVDGEALATLVVNNIRGILKTVAVKAPGFGDRRKAMLEDIAILTGGIVISEETGLTLEKASLKDLGQAKRIEVAKENTTLIDGAGDAKGIEARVKQIRVQIEEATSDYDREKLQERVAKLAGGVAVIKVGAATEVEMKEKKARVEDALHATRAAVEEGIVAGGGVALLRARSAIGKLKGDNHDQDAGIKIVLRAMEQPLREIVANAGDEPSVVVDKVVRGKGNYGYNASTGDYGDLVDMGVLDPTKVTRTALQNAASVAGLMLTTECMVAELAEDKPAPSMPGGMGGMGGMDMGM, encoded by the coding sequence ATGGCAGCTAAAGAAGTCAAATTCGGCGATTCCGCCCGGGCCCGCATGGTCGAAGGCGTCAACATCCTGGCCGACGCCGTCAAGGTCACCCTCGGCCCCAAGGGCCGCAACGTCGTGCTCGAGCGTTCCTTCGGCGGCCCGACCGTCACCAAGGACGGCGTTTCCGTCGCCAAGGAAATCGAGCTGAAGGACAAGTTCGCCAATATGGGCGCCCAGATGGTCAAGGAAGTCGCTTCCAAGACCTCCGACATCGCCGGTGACGGTACCACCACCGCCACCGTGCTGGCCCAATCCATCGTCCGCGAGGGCATGAAGTTCGTCGCCGCCGGCATGAACCCCATGGACTTGAAGCGCGGCATCGACAAAGCCGTCATCGCCTCCATCGAGGAACTGAAGGCCATTTCCAAGCCCTGCACCACGACCAAGGAAATTGCCCAGGTGGGCGCCATTTCCGCCAACTCCGATTCCTCCATCGGCGACATCATCGCCGAGGCCATGGAAAAGGTCGGCAAGGAAGGCGTCATCACCGTCGAGGACGGCAAGTCCCTGGCCAACGAACTGGACGTCGTCGAAGGCATGCAGTTCGACCGTGGCTACCTGTCCCCGTACTTCATCAACAATCCGGACAAGCAGATCGCCATCCTGGACAACCCCTTCGTCCTGCTCTTCGACAAGAAGATCTCCAACATCCGCGACCTGCTGCCGGTGCTGGAACAGGTCGCCAAGGCCTCCCGTCCGCTGCTCATCATCGCCGAGGATGTCGATGGCGAAGCCCTGGCCACCCTGGTGGTCAATAACATCCGCGGCATTCTGAAGACCGTCGCCGTCAAGGCCCCGGGCTTCGGCGACCGCCGCAAGGCCATGCTGGAAGACATCGCCATCCTCACCGGCGGCATCGTTATTTCCGAGGAAACCGGCCTCACCCTGGAAAAGGCCAGCCTCAAGGATCTGGGCCAGGCCAAGCGTATCGAAGTGGCCAAGGAGAACACCACCCTCATCGACGGTGCGGGCGACGCCAAGGGCATCGAAGCCCGGGTGAAGCAGATTCGTGTCCAGATCGAGGAAGCCACCTCCGACTACGACCGCGAGAAGCTGCAGGAGCGCGTGGCCAAGCTCGCTGGCGGCGTTGCCGTCATCAAGGTCGGTGCCGCCACCGAAGTCGAAATGAAGGAGAAGAAGGCCCGCGTCGAGGACGCCCTGCACGCCACCCGCGCCGCCGTCGAGGAAGGCATCGTGGCCGGCGGCGGTGTCGCACTGCTGCGCGCCCGCTCCGCCATCGGCAAGCTCAAGGGTGACAACCACGACCAGGATGCCGGCATCAAGATCGTCCTGCGCGCCATGGAGCAGCCCCTGCGTGAAATCGTCGCCAACGCTGGCGATGAGCCTTCCGTGGTGGTCGACAAGGTCGTTCGTGGCAAGGGCAACTACGGCTACAACGCCTCCACCGGTGATTACGGCGATCTGGTCGACATGGGCGTTCTCGATCCCACCAAGGTCACCCGCACCGCCCTGCAGAACGCCGCCTCCGTCGCCGGCCTGATGCTCACCACCGAGTGCATGGTGGCCGAGCTGGCCGAAGACAAGCCGGCGCCTTCCATGCCTGGTGGCATGGGGGGTATGGGCGGCATGGACATGGGCATGTAA
- a CDS encoding DUF485 domain-containing protein yields the protein MQDVVERVSRNPKFHEFIATRNTYSIIMTILGAAAYYGFILLVAFNGPWIGTKLGAGMTTSIGVPLGVGVIVFTIIITWIYVRRANTEFDETNEAIIREAQK from the coding sequence ATGCAAGACGTCGTCGAACGGGTTTCTAGAAATCCGAAATTTCACGAGTTCATTGCCACGCGCAATACCTACTCGATCATCATGACCATCCTGGGGGCCGCCGCCTACTACGGCTTCATCCTCCTGGTCGCCTTCAATGGCCCGTGGATCGGTACCAAGCTTGGTGCCGGCATGACCACCAGTATCGGCGTTCCCCTGGGCGTCGGGGTCATCGTTTTTACCATCATCATCACCTGGATCTACGTCCGTCGGGCCAATACCGAGTTCGACGAGACCAACGAAGCCATCATCCGGGAGGCGCAGAAATAA
- a CDS encoding cation acetate symporter: MNRKHIFAGLAALVAAGVALAAGPDLGQVQKQETNVTAIVMFAIFVAGTLWITKWAASKTKSAADFYTAGGGITGFQNGLAIAGDYMSAASFLGISGLVFANGFDGLIFSIGWLVGWPVITFLMAERLRNLGKFTFADVASYRFAQTPVRTFAAISSLVVVAFYMIAQMVGAGQLIKVLFGLEYMYAEILVGTIMMMYVLFGGMTATTWVQIIKAVMLLCGATFMAISVLMQFGFSPEALFTKAVEVHAKKDAIMAPGALIKDPVSAISVGMALMFGTAGLPHILMRFFTVPNAKEARKSVAWATTWIGYFYILTFIIGFGAITNLVASPDSIYYVADATGKLGLKGGGNMAAVHLSKAVGGDLFLGFISAVAFATILAVVAGLTLSGASAVSHDLYASVFKRGQASSDAELRVSKITTLCLGLLAVVLGIAFEKENVAYMVMLAFVIACSGNFPVLFMSVLWKNCTTRGAVVGGFVGLILAVTLTIGSASVWEAVLKNPKGSAWFPYNSAAIFSMTAAFFTIWLVSILDNSEQAKKERALFPAQQLRSETGLGAASASAH, encoded by the coding sequence ATGAATCGCAAACATATTTTCGCGGGCCTCGCGGCCCTCGTCGCCGCCGGGGTAGCTCTCGCGGCCGGCCCGGATCTGGGTCAGGTCCAGAAGCAGGAGACCAACGTCACCGCCATCGTGATGTTCGCCATCTTCGTGGCCGGCACGCTGTGGATCACCAAGTGGGCCGCCTCCAAGACCAAGTCGGCGGCTGACTTCTACACCGCCGGGGGCGGCATCACCGGCTTTCAGAACGGTCTGGCCATCGCCGGTGACTACATGTCCGCCGCGTCCTTCCTGGGTATTTCCGGCCTGGTCTTCGCCAACGGCTTCGATGGCCTGATCTTCTCCATCGGCTGGCTGGTGGGCTGGCCGGTCATCACCTTCCTGATGGCCGAACGCCTGCGCAACCTGGGCAAGTTCACCTTCGCCGACGTGGCCTCGTACCGCTTCGCCCAGACGCCGGTGCGCACCTTTGCCGCCATCTCTTCCCTGGTGGTCGTGGCCTTCTACATGATCGCCCAGATGGTTGGTGCCGGTCAGCTCATCAAGGTGCTCTTCGGCCTCGAATACATGTACGCCGAAATCCTGGTGGGCACCATCATGATGATGTACGTGCTCTTCGGCGGCATGACCGCCACCACCTGGGTGCAGATCATCAAGGCCGTCATGCTCCTCTGCGGCGCCACCTTCATGGCCATCAGCGTGCTGATGCAGTTTGGCTTCAGCCCCGAAGCGCTGTTCACCAAGGCCGTCGAGGTGCATGCCAAGAAGGATGCCATCATGGCTCCGGGCGCCCTCATCAAGGATCCCGTTTCCGCCATCTCCGTCGGCATGGCCCTGATGTTCGGTACCGCCGGCCTGCCCCACATCCTGATGCGCTTCTTCACCGTGCCCAACGCCAAGGAAGCCCGCAAGTCCGTTGCCTGGGCCACCACCTGGATCGGCTACTTCTACATCCTGACCTTCATCATCGGCTTCGGCGCCATCACCAATCTGGTGGCCTCTCCCGATTCCATCTACTACGTGGCTGACGCCACCGGCAAGCTGGGTCTGAAGGGCGGCGGCAACATGGCTGCGGTGCACCTCTCCAAGGCTGTAGGCGGCGACCTCTTCCTCGGCTTCATCTCCGCCGTGGCCTTCGCCACCATCCTCGCCGTGGTTGCCGGCCTGACCCTGTCCGGTGCCTCTGCGGTGTCCCACGACCTCTACGCCTCCGTGTTCAAGCGCGGTCAGGCCTCCTCCGATGCCGAATTGCGCGTCTCCAAGATCACTACCCTGTGCCTTGGTCTTCTGGCCGTCGTTCTGGGTATCGCCTTCGAGAAGGAGAACGTGGCCTACATGGTGATGCTGGCCTTCGTCATCGCCTGTTCCGGCAACTTCCCGGTGCTCTTCATGTCCGTGCTGTGGAAGAACTGCACCACCAGAGGGGCTGTCGTCGGTGGCTTCGTCGGTCTCATCCTGGCAGTCACGCTGACCATCGGATCTGCGAGCGTCTGGGAAGCCGTGCTGAAGAACCCCAAGGGTTCCGCCTGGTTCCCCTACAACTCTGCCGCCATCTTCTCCATGACTGCCGCCTTCTTCACCATCTGGCTGGTGTCCATCCTGGACAACTCCGAGCAGGCCAAGAAGGAGCGGGCTCTCTTCCCGGCACAGCAGTTGCGGTCCGAAACGGGTCTGGGTGCCGCGTCTGCCTCGGCGCACTGA
- a CDS encoding response regulator transcription factor has translation MRILIAEDDSIISDGLARSLRRNGYAIDCAYNGTDAESALMTGTYDLLILDLGLPRLSGLEVLRRLRARNSQLPVLILTALDGTSDRVKGLDLGADDYMAKPFELPELEARVRALTRRSSGTAPVIQCGELSYDQVGRVAQIKGQAVELSAREVGLLEILLSRAGRLVSKDQLVDHLCGWGEEVSHNAIEVYVHRLRKKLEAGGVRIVTVRGLGYCLEKPQDDQHKP, from the coding sequence ATGCGAATTCTGATTGCAGAAGACGATTCCATCATCTCCGACGGCTTGGCGCGGTCCCTGCGGCGCAACGGCTACGCCATCGACTGCGCCTACAATGGCACCGATGCCGAAAGTGCCCTGATGACGGGGACTTACGACCTCCTCATCCTCGATCTCGGCCTGCCGCGCCTCTCCGGTCTGGAGGTACTCAGGCGCCTGAGGGCCAGGAATTCGCAGTTGCCGGTCCTCATCCTTACGGCCCTGGACGGCACCAGTGACCGGGTCAAGGGTCTGGATCTGGGAGCCGACGACTACATGGCCAAACCCTTCGAACTTCCCGAACTCGAAGCCCGGGTGCGGGCGCTGACGCGGCGCTCCTCCGGCACGGCGCCGGTCATCCAGTGTGGCGAGTTGAGTTACGATCAGGTGGGACGGGTCGCCCAGATCAAGGGGCAAGCGGTCGAGTTGTCCGCCCGGGAAGTCGGGCTGCTGGAAATTCTCCTCTCCCGGGCGGGTCGCCTGGTGAGCAAGGATCAACTGGTCGATCACCTCTGCGGTTGGGGCGAGGAGGTCAGCCACAACGCCATCGAGGTCTATGTGCATCGCCTGCGCAAGAAACTGGAGGCCGGCGGGGTCCGTATCGTGACCGTCCGCGGATTGGGATATTGTCTTGAAAAGCCCCAGGACGACCAGCACAAGCCCTGA